The Bombus huntii isolate Logan2020A unplaced genomic scaffold, iyBomHunt1.1 ctg00000268.1, whole genome shotgun sequence region gtacgtatgtacttatcgtctgctgtatgatcgaatatcgaataggtaataatcgttgttacccgttatgtgagaaaaaattatgtatattcacaactatgactattgcattttaggcgcttggccatggatcgctgcattaggttttcgtaatccccgaaacccagacaaaccactatggaagtgcggaggttccctgatatcggctaggcatgttttgaccgcagcacattgtgcacatatggatggaatagaaaacatacacaatcataatattgtcattcttagattggtggaggaggtgccattttcgagtaagtcctcaaatatatatatatatatatatgctattgagtattactgaagtatcatatcctgaaatttcttactgtacacatatattgtgtcataaagcgtgtataattctttctcatacttttggtcattcgtttcctgcattttcatttatttttttatttttcagggtacgtatatcccatttgtacgaaagagcccctacgaaagagcaacttcgtcggctataacccccttgttgctggatggggagcattaagatatagtaagtgatatcaattttataataaaattaaatagttccagtcttaaatatctttcttattttcttcgtaggacgaccacgacgtaatgcattaatggaagtacaaatgccagtgattaagaacgccgaatgcaaaatagcttattccaaatttcctaatgcacctgatatcactgatggtataatatgcgccgaacatgctcagggtggagaggattcttgtacggtaattaagttacagagttactacaaactatacggtatctgaagacacgtcgattcgaattaacatcaaatcgacgtcttaaacattaaaaataatagataaacacaatttaatagttttgcccacttctcacacctcgttatggtatttaatctaatttccttctaatcttagttttgctcaaaatacatataacatgtacgttataaattggagtatttcaatacacaaatcaatagaagattattactgtatataagtataatttcaatacaattcgatcgatatatttcagtgtctttgattaaaaatttaacgatcctttcaggctgaccgcggcggaccactgctgatacaacatgaattaacctcgtatttaataggtattgtgtcttatgcttataagtgcggcacagctgggtatcccagcgtttacactagggtcacatcgtaccttgacttcattctccaagcgatgcaataatatgatattactgttccataaatatcattgtgtaaaaaacgtaaagttggattttcttattgtggagataagaaacagctcaaatttacattgttttgtacgttacaaattataggcttaaaatgtacgaaatgtaactttgaaacgacactaattttttacgcacgataaacctccacgacttaggtatgtaaagatgataaacgtgtattaattctattaatttggtaataataaaccaactttctgagaagttctgtaaatttcgtttctgttgtatcaagagaataatggaatattccacttagatcgtatacttcttgtacgtacgtacaaaattttccggctaatctaaaacacttcataagatagagagcttctggaaattcggacacagagagtgcataaaatacaagataagtctcgtgtctttcaaaattattttttattcgctaaaaacgtcctgtgtactcatgcaatcacatgcaacctcgaaacttcacttattttttatcactttccaattcaatacacagtttcagcatttttgactatatgtaagagaaatttccattcagccaaaggtgtacttacagattatagattcctatacgactctcagtaaaaatttatccgcactccagatagttaaaacttctgtcgaccgtattgatccatctgcactcttcgtatgacgtcaatatctgttcagtgctgctgcgcaggtttctttgtgttacgtcaattcgtttgtgaccgttgcgcgagtaatggcgctttgcaatggtgatttgcaggaaaacagtgcaggatgctgtgattcgtttcttgtggtcggaggttatgtttgatgcctatatttatcaaagatttaatgcacattatggagaaagtgttttgtcacgaagtgtgtttgaatgggcacaaaagttcaaagaagatcgcacgagtgttatgaaaaaacagctggacgcccgtccacatccacgatgacaacattgaacgtgctcat contains the following coding sequences:
- the LOC126877887 gene encoding venom serine protease Bi-VSP-like isoform X3, which produces MIEYRIGAWPWIAALGFRNPRNPDKPLWKCGGSLISARHVLTAAHCAHMDGIENIHNHNIVILRLVEEVPFSRYVYPICTKEPLRKSNFVGYNPLVAGWGALRYRRPRRNALMEVQMPVIKNAECKIAYSKFPNAPDITDGIICAEHAQGGEDSCTVIKLQSYYKLYGI
- the LOC126877887 gene encoding venom serine protease Bi-VSP-like isoform X4, which gives rise to MIEYRIGAWPWIAALGFRNPRNPDKPLWKCGGSLISARHVLTAAHCAHMDGIENIHNHNIVILRLVEEVPFSRYVYPICTKEPLRKSNFVGYNPLVAGWGALRYRRPRRNALMEVQMPVIKNAECKIAYSKFPNAPDITDGIICAEHAQGGEDSCTVIKLQSYYKLYGI